From one Lycium ferocissimum isolate CSIRO_LF1 chromosome 7, AGI_CSIRO_Lferr_CH_V1, whole genome shotgun sequence genomic stretch:
- the LOC132065447 gene encoding neutral/alkaline invertase 3, chloroplastic-like isoform X1 encodes MLFYVNALIKSTSYYNSCKAKGIINFRFLLTMGASEAALQLLSGELSCQVRTSSILAKSNSLLCYERCFKSINHGDLRYMQIKGLSKWRSCSRLNAFRGLHSVFRGEKPHNRSNSLICNCQQPERVSETIIKGGNGKSMHTASSKIPNHTPDEEIKKQENGTRPFNEGFKTAAAVNGKPRTSTESIEDEAWHYLRAAMVYYCGTPVGTIAANDLSEATILNYDQVFIRDFIPSGIAFLLKGEYDIVKNFILHTLQLQSWEKTMDCYSPGQGLMPASFKVRTVPLDNDEYATEDVLDPDFGEAAIGRVAPVDSGLWWIILLRAYGKCSGDLSLQERVDVQTGIKMVLRLCLADGFDMFPTLLVTDGSCMIDRRMGIHGHPLEIQALYYSALLCAREMLSPEEESTDLVRALNNRLLALSFHIREYYWIDVTKLNEIYRYKTEEYSYDAINKFNIYPDQIPPWLVEWMPSKGGYLIGNLQPAHMDFRFFSLGNLWSIVSSLANIDQSHAILDLIEAKWEDLVADMPLKICYPALEGQEWRIITGGDPKNTPWSYHNGGSWPTLLWQLTVACIKMKRPEIAEKAIKIAERRLSRDRWPEYYDTKRGGFIGKQARLFQTWSIAGYLVAKLLIATPEAAKMVINVEDTDLLSAFSNILSSNPRRKRSRKGVKQSYII; translated from the exons ATGTTATTTTATGTAAATGCATTGATTAAATCCACAAGTTATTATAATAGCTGCAAAGCTAAAGGCATCATCAATTTCAGATTCTTACTGACAATGGGTGCTTCAGAAGCAGCCCTACAACTTTTATCCGGCGAGCTTTCATGTCAAGTCAGGACAAGTTCTATCTTGGCGAAATCAAACTCTTTACTTTGTTATGAGCgttgttttaaaagtataaatCACGGGGACTTGAGGTATATGCAGATAAAGGGTTTAAGTAAGTGGAGAAGTTGCTCAAGGTTAAATGCTTTTCGTGGCTTACATAGTGTTTTCCGCGGAGAAAAGCCTCATAATCGGTCCAATTCGTTGATCTGTAATTGCCAACAACCTGAAAGAGTCAGTGAGACAATCATTAAAGGTGGAAATGGAAAATCAATGCACACTGCGAGTTCGAAGATTCCAAATCATACTCCAGATGAAGAGATCAAGAAACAGGAAAATGGAACTAGGCCTTTCAATGAAGGTTTTAAAACTGCTGCCGCAGTTAATGGTAAGCCTAGAACCAGCACGGAGTCTATTGAGGATGAAGCGTGGCACTACTTGCGAGCTGCTATGGTTTATTACTGTGGCACCCCAGTTGGAACTATAGCTGCTAATGATCTAAGTGAAGCAACTATTTTAAACTATGATCAAGTATTTATACGTGATTTTATACCTTCTGGGATAGCTTTCCTACTAAAAGGAGAGTATGATATCGTGAAGAACTTCATACTTCACACGCTTCAGTTGCAG AGTTGGGAGAAAACAATGGATTGCTATAGTCCAGGTCAAGGACTTATGCCAGCCAGCTTCAAAGTGCGTACGGTTCCACTTGATAATGACGAATATGCAACAGAAGATGTATTGGATCCAGACTTCGGTGAGGCAGCAATTGGTCGAGTTGCACCTGTTGATTCAG GATTGTGGTGGATTATATTGCTTCGAGCATACGGGAAATGCTCTGGAGATCTTTCTCTTCAGGAGAGGGTTGATGTCCAAACTGGAATAAAGATGGTCCTTAGGCTATGTCTCGCAGATGgttttgatatgtttccgactTTGCTGGTGACTGACGGTTCTTGCATGATAGATCGCCGCATGGGAATCCATGGCCACCCTCTGGAAATTCAG GCGTTATATTATTCAGCCTTACTCTGTGCACGGGAGATGCTTTCTCCAGAGGAAGAATCAACAGACCTTGTTAGAGCACTTAACAATCGCCTGTTAGCATTGTCATTTCATATTAGGGAATACTACTGGATCGATGTGACAAAATTGAACGAGATTTATAGATACAAAACAGAGGAATATTCATACGACGCAATCAATAAGTTTAATATATATCCAGATCAAATTCCTCCCTGGCTGGTCGAATGGATGCCTAGTAAAGGGGGCTATCTTATCGGAAACTTGCAGCCAGCTCACATGGACTTCCGGTTCTTTTCACTCGGGAACTTATGGTCCATTGTAAGCAGTCTCGCTAACATAGATCAGTCTCATGCTATTTTAGATCTTATTGAAGCCAAATGGGAGGACTTAGTAGCTGATATGCCACTGAAGATATGTTATCCTGCTCTTGAAGGCCAGGAATGGCGCATTATTACTGGTGGTGATCCGAAAAACAC GCCTTGGTCTTATCATAATGGAGGATCCTGGCCAACTTTGCTCTGGCAG CTTACTGTGGCATGCATAAAAATGAAGAGGCCTGAAATCGCTGAAAAAGCAATTAAGATTGCGGAGAGACGCTTATCCAGAGACAGATGGCCCGAATACTATGATACAAAGCGAGGAGGGTTCATTGGGAAACAGGCACGTCTCTTTCAGACATGGTCTATTGCAGGATACCTAGTGGCAAAGCTGCTTATTGCTACTCCAGAGGCTGCAAAGATGGTAATCAATGTGGAAGATACAGATCTTCTAAGTGCCTTTTCAAACATTCTGAGTTCGAATCCAAGGCGAAAACGTTCACGAAAAGGAGTCAAACAGTCTTACAtcatatga
- the LOC132065448 gene encoding uncharacterized protein LOC132065448 isoform X2 has translation MRAAAKRRGVAITSISRPIRPSDFKDFDLILAMDEQNKADILGALERWIHREPLPADAAEKVRLMCSYCKKHDETEVPDPYYGGAQGFEKVLDLLEDACDSLLESIVAENKI, from the exons ATGAGGGCTGCTGCTAAAAGACGTGGAGTTGCGATAACTTCTATATCTAGGCCGATTAGGCCTTCTGATTTCAAAGATTTTGATCTCATTCTTGCTATGGATGAGCAAAACAAAG CTGATATACTTGGGGCTCTGGAGAGGTGGATCCATAGAGAGCCATTGCCAGCTGATGCAGCTGAAAAGGTTCGCTTGATGTGTTCCTACTGTAAGAAGCATGATGAAACTGAAGTTCCAGACCCTTACTATGGTGGAGCTCAAGGTTTTGAGAAG GTACTAGATCTGCTTGAAGATGCTTGTGATTCACTGTTGGAAAGCATTGTGGCAGAGAACAAAATTTAG
- the LOC132065447 gene encoding neutral/alkaline invertase 3, chloroplastic-like isoform X2 encodes MGASEAALQLLSGELSCQVRTSSILAKSNSLLCYERCFKSINHGDLRYMQIKGLSKWRSCSRLNAFRGLHSVFRGEKPHNRSNSLICNCQQPERVSETIIKGGNGKSMHTASSKIPNHTPDEEIKKQENGTRPFNEGFKTAAAVNGKPRTSTESIEDEAWHYLRAAMVYYCGTPVGTIAANDLSEATILNYDQVFIRDFIPSGIAFLLKGEYDIVKNFILHTLQLQSWEKTMDCYSPGQGLMPASFKVRTVPLDNDEYATEDVLDPDFGEAAIGRVAPVDSGLWWIILLRAYGKCSGDLSLQERVDVQTGIKMVLRLCLADGFDMFPTLLVTDGSCMIDRRMGIHGHPLEIQALYYSALLCAREMLSPEEESTDLVRALNNRLLALSFHIREYYWIDVTKLNEIYRYKTEEYSYDAINKFNIYPDQIPPWLVEWMPSKGGYLIGNLQPAHMDFRFFSLGNLWSIVSSLANIDQSHAILDLIEAKWEDLVADMPLKICYPALEGQEWRIITGGDPKNTPWSYHNGGSWPTLLWQLTVACIKMKRPEIAEKAIKIAERRLSRDRWPEYYDTKRGGFIGKQARLFQTWSIAGYLVAKLLIATPEAAKMVINVEDTDLLSAFSNILSSNPRRKRSRKGVKQSYII; translated from the exons ATGGGTGCTTCAGAAGCAGCCCTACAACTTTTATCCGGCGAGCTTTCATGTCAAGTCAGGACAAGTTCTATCTTGGCGAAATCAAACTCTTTACTTTGTTATGAGCgttgttttaaaagtataaatCACGGGGACTTGAGGTATATGCAGATAAAGGGTTTAAGTAAGTGGAGAAGTTGCTCAAGGTTAAATGCTTTTCGTGGCTTACATAGTGTTTTCCGCGGAGAAAAGCCTCATAATCGGTCCAATTCGTTGATCTGTAATTGCCAACAACCTGAAAGAGTCAGTGAGACAATCATTAAAGGTGGAAATGGAAAATCAATGCACACTGCGAGTTCGAAGATTCCAAATCATACTCCAGATGAAGAGATCAAGAAACAGGAAAATGGAACTAGGCCTTTCAATGAAGGTTTTAAAACTGCTGCCGCAGTTAATGGTAAGCCTAGAACCAGCACGGAGTCTATTGAGGATGAAGCGTGGCACTACTTGCGAGCTGCTATGGTTTATTACTGTGGCACCCCAGTTGGAACTATAGCTGCTAATGATCTAAGTGAAGCAACTATTTTAAACTATGATCAAGTATTTATACGTGATTTTATACCTTCTGGGATAGCTTTCCTACTAAAAGGAGAGTATGATATCGTGAAGAACTTCATACTTCACACGCTTCAGTTGCAG AGTTGGGAGAAAACAATGGATTGCTATAGTCCAGGTCAAGGACTTATGCCAGCCAGCTTCAAAGTGCGTACGGTTCCACTTGATAATGACGAATATGCAACAGAAGATGTATTGGATCCAGACTTCGGTGAGGCAGCAATTGGTCGAGTTGCACCTGTTGATTCAG GATTGTGGTGGATTATATTGCTTCGAGCATACGGGAAATGCTCTGGAGATCTTTCTCTTCAGGAGAGGGTTGATGTCCAAACTGGAATAAAGATGGTCCTTAGGCTATGTCTCGCAGATGgttttgatatgtttccgactTTGCTGGTGACTGACGGTTCTTGCATGATAGATCGCCGCATGGGAATCCATGGCCACCCTCTGGAAATTCAG GCGTTATATTATTCAGCCTTACTCTGTGCACGGGAGATGCTTTCTCCAGAGGAAGAATCAACAGACCTTGTTAGAGCACTTAACAATCGCCTGTTAGCATTGTCATTTCATATTAGGGAATACTACTGGATCGATGTGACAAAATTGAACGAGATTTATAGATACAAAACAGAGGAATATTCATACGACGCAATCAATAAGTTTAATATATATCCAGATCAAATTCCTCCCTGGCTGGTCGAATGGATGCCTAGTAAAGGGGGCTATCTTATCGGAAACTTGCAGCCAGCTCACATGGACTTCCGGTTCTTTTCACTCGGGAACTTATGGTCCATTGTAAGCAGTCTCGCTAACATAGATCAGTCTCATGCTATTTTAGATCTTATTGAAGCCAAATGGGAGGACTTAGTAGCTGATATGCCACTGAAGATATGTTATCCTGCTCTTGAAGGCCAGGAATGGCGCATTATTACTGGTGGTGATCCGAAAAACAC GCCTTGGTCTTATCATAATGGAGGATCCTGGCCAACTTTGCTCTGGCAG CTTACTGTGGCATGCATAAAAATGAAGAGGCCTGAAATCGCTGAAAAAGCAATTAAGATTGCGGAGAGACGCTTATCCAGAGACAGATGGCCCGAATACTATGATACAAAGCGAGGAGGGTTCATTGGGAAACAGGCACGTCTCTTTCAGACATGGTCTATTGCAGGATACCTAGTGGCAAAGCTGCTTATTGCTACTCCAGAGGCTGCAAAGATGGTAATCAATGTGGAAGATACAGATCTTCTAAGTGCCTTTTCAAACATTCTGAGTTCGAATCCAAGGCGAAAACGTTCACGAAAAGGAGTCAAACAGTCTTACAtcatatga